A single genomic interval of Microbacterium sp. zg-Y1090 harbors:
- the rpsD gene encoding 30S ribosomal protein S4 codes for MATKSQDRRKVRLSRALGVALTPKAARYLEKRPYAPGEHGRTKRKQDSDYAVRLREKQRLREQYGIREKQMRNTFNEARRKDGLTGENLVELLEMRLDALVVRAGFARTTAQARQLVVHRHILVDGQPVDRPSFRVKPGQLIHVKPKSEGLEPFQVAAAGGHAEVLPPVPGYLEVELDKLQARLVRRPKRAEVPVTCDVQLVVEYYAAR; via the coding sequence GTGGCAACGAAGTCCCAGGACCGCCGCAAGGTCCGTCTGTCGCGCGCCCTCGGCGTCGCACTGACCCCGAAGGCCGCCCGCTACCTCGAGAAGCGTCCCTACGCTCCCGGCGAGCACGGCCGCACCAAGCGCAAGCAGGACAGTGACTACGCCGTCCGTCTGCGTGAGAAGCAGCGTCTGCGCGAGCAGTACGGCATCCGCGAGAAGCAGATGCGCAACACGTTCAACGAGGCCCGCCGCAAGGACGGCCTGACGGGTGAGAACCTCGTCGAGCTGCTCGAGATGCGTCTGGATGCCCTCGTCGTGCGTGCCGGCTTCGCCCGCACCACCGCACAGGCCCGCCAGCTCGTCGTGCACCGCCACATCCTGGTCGACGGCCAGCCTGTGGACCGCCCGTCGTTCCGCGTGAAGCCGGGTCAGCTCATCCACGTCAAGCCCAAGAGCGAGGGCCTGGAGCCCTTCCAGGTCGCAGCCGCCGGCGGTCACGCCGAGGTGCTGCCCCCGGTTCCGGGCTACCTGGAGGTCGAGCTCGACAAGCTGCAGGCACGCCTCGTGCGTCGCCCGAAGCGTGCCGAGGTGCCCGTCACCTGTGACGTGCAGCTCGTTGTGGAGTACTACGCCGCGCGCTGA
- the alaS gene encoding alanine--tRNA ligase: protein MKTAEIAQRYLDYFEKNDHVIVPSASLVSPDPSVMFTIAGMVPFIPYLNGTVPAPYKRAADVQKCIRTNDIEEVGKTARHGTFFQMLGNWSFGDYFKEGAIGYAWELLTKPETDGGMGFAERDLWVTVYEDDDEAAMLWQKVAGLPAERIQRLGREDNYWTTGQPGPAGPCSEIYFDRGPAYGRDGGPVVDDSRFTEIWNLVFMQDAITNVRSKVDFDIVGSLPNKNIDTGMGLERVAFIKQGVENMYETDQVRPVLDRAVELSGRRYGAVHEDDVRFRIVADHVRSSLMLLSDGVTPSNEGRGYILRRLMRRSIRSMRLLGVDAPTFPELFAASRDAMKAAYPEVETDYSRISAYAVAEEETFLRTLASGSTILDMAVEQTKDAGKNSIAGSEAFLLHDTYGFPIDLTLEIAQEAGLDVDRAGFDALMQEQRTRAKADAKSRKRALADNSVYSAFRAAGETVFTGYSDLETESRVLGVIVDGVSTDRATVGQTAEVILGETTLYAESGGQVADKGIIVGPGYELDVLDVQRPVAGLISHTVKVRTGEVGVGQPATTVVDAANRRAARQAHSATHLVHAALRDTLGKTATQAGSLNRAGYLRFDFTWGQALSAETRSEIEEIANNAVRDNLEVTTRVLPLDEAKALGAQALFGEKYGDVVRMVDIGGPWSRELCGGTHVSSSAEVGLVNLVGESSVGASNRRVEALVGMDAFRELAAERAIVSQLTSTLKTPRDQLTTRITELAANLKAAEKKIAQFEARALGERLPQLVDSARRIGRFQVVAQSLGTAGSADDVRSLALQVRDRLGADAAAVVALGADVGGRAVVIVAANDTARTAGAKAGVLAKSAAAALGGGGGGRDDVAQGGGTDAAAMPAAFDAITSALESQAA from the coding sequence ATGAAGACCGCTGAGATCGCCCAGCGCTACCTCGACTACTTCGAGAAGAACGACCACGTCATCGTGCCGTCGGCCTCGCTGGTCAGCCCCGACCCGTCGGTGATGTTCACCATCGCCGGCATGGTTCCGTTCATCCCGTATCTCAACGGCACCGTGCCGGCGCCGTACAAGCGCGCGGCCGACGTGCAGAAGTGCATCCGCACCAACGACATCGAAGAGGTGGGCAAGACCGCCCGCCACGGCACGTTCTTCCAGATGCTGGGCAACTGGTCGTTCGGCGACTACTTCAAGGAAGGCGCGATCGGCTACGCCTGGGAGCTGCTGACGAAGCCCGAGACCGATGGTGGCATGGGCTTCGCCGAGCGCGACCTGTGGGTCACCGTCTACGAGGACGACGACGAGGCCGCGATGCTGTGGCAGAAAGTCGCCGGCCTTCCGGCCGAGCGCATCCAGCGCCTCGGCCGCGAAGACAACTACTGGACCACCGGTCAGCCCGGCCCGGCCGGCCCCTGCTCGGAGATCTACTTCGACCGCGGGCCCGCGTACGGCCGCGACGGCGGCCCCGTCGTGGACGACAGCCGCTTCACCGAGATCTGGAACCTCGTGTTCATGCAGGACGCGATCACGAACGTCCGCTCGAAGGTGGATTTCGACATCGTCGGGAGCCTCCCCAACAAGAACATCGACACCGGCATGGGGCTGGAGCGCGTCGCGTTCATCAAGCAGGGCGTCGAGAACATGTACGAGACCGACCAGGTGCGTCCCGTGCTCGACCGCGCCGTCGAACTGAGCGGCCGCCGCTACGGCGCCGTGCACGAGGACGACGTGCGCTTCCGCATCGTCGCCGATCACGTGCGCTCCTCGCTCATGCTCCTCTCCGACGGCGTGACGCCGTCCAACGAGGGCCGCGGCTACATCCTGCGCCGCCTCATGCGCCGCTCCATCCGCTCGATGCGCCTGCTCGGGGTGGACGCCCCGACCTTCCCTGAGCTGTTCGCGGCGTCCCGCGACGCGATGAAGGCGGCTTACCCCGAGGTCGAGACGGACTACAGCCGCATCTCGGCCTACGCCGTCGCCGAGGAGGAGACGTTCCTGCGCACCCTCGCGTCGGGTTCGACGATCCTCGACATGGCCGTCGAGCAGACGAAGGATGCCGGGAAGAACAGCATCGCGGGCTCCGAGGCGTTCCTCCTGCACGACACCTACGGCTTCCCGATCGACCTCACGCTCGAGATCGCCCAGGAGGCGGGACTCGACGTCGACCGCGCCGGGTTCGACGCGCTCATGCAGGAGCAGCGCACCCGTGCGAAGGCCGACGCCAAGTCGCGCAAGCGCGCGCTCGCGGACAACAGCGTGTACAGCGCGTTCCGGGCCGCGGGCGAGACGGTGTTCACCGGCTACTCCGACCTCGAGACCGAGTCTCGGGTGCTCGGCGTCATCGTGGACGGCGTGTCGACCGATCGGGCGACCGTCGGCCAGACCGCCGAGGTGATCCTGGGCGAGACCACCCTCTACGCCGAGTCCGGCGGGCAGGTCGCCGACAAGGGCATCATCGTCGGCCCGGGCTACGAGCTCGACGTGCTCGATGTGCAGCGCCCGGTGGCCGGACTCATCAGCCACACCGTCAAGGTGCGCACCGGCGAGGTCGGGGTCGGGCAGCCGGCGACGACGGTCGTGGATGCCGCGAACCGTCGCGCCGCCCGCCAGGCGCACTCCGCCACCCACCTCGTGCACGCCGCCCTGCGCGACACCCTGGGAAAGACCGCCACGCAGGCGGGTTCGCTGAACCGCGCCGGCTATCTGCGGTTCGACTTCACCTGGGGCCAGGCGCTCTCCGCTGAGACCCGCAGCGAGATCGAGGAGATCGCGAACAACGCGGTGCGGGACAACCTCGAGGTGACGACGCGCGTGCTGCCGCTGGACGAGGCCAAGGCGCTCGGCGCTCAGGCCCTGTTCGGCGAGAAGTACGGCGACGTCGTGCGCATGGTCGACATCGGCGGCCCCTGGTCTCGCGAGCTCTGCGGCGGTACCCACGTGTCTTCCAGCGCCGAGGTCGGCCTGGTCAACCTCGTGGGCGAGTCGTCTGTGGGTGCGTCGAACCGCCGCGTCGAGGCCCTCGTGGGCATGGACGCCTTCCGCGAGCTCGCCGCCGAACGCGCCATCGTGTCGCAGCTGACCTCCACGCTGAAGACGCCGCGCGATCAGCTGACGACCCGTATCACGGAGCTCGCTGCGAACCTCAAGGCTGCGGAGAAGAAGATCGCGCAGTTCGAGGCGCGCGCGCTCGGGGAGCGGCTGCCGCAGCTGGTCGACTCGGCCCGGCGCATCGGCCGCTTCCAGGTCGTGGCGCAGTCTCTGGGCACCGCCGGTTCCGCCGACGATGTGCGCTCGCTCGCCCTGCAGGTGCGCGACCGGCTCGGGGCGGATGCCGCGGCGGTCGTGGCGCTGGGTGCCGACGTCGGCGGTCGTGCCGTCGTCATCGTCGCGGCCAACGACACCGCCCGCACCGCAGGTGCGAAGGCCGGCGTGCTCGCCAAATCGGCTGCTGCCGCCCTCGGCGGCGGTGGCGGCGGACGCGACGACGTCGCCCAGGGCGGCGGGACGGATGCCGCGGCGATGCCGGCCGCGTTCGACGCGATCACCTCGGCCTTGGAGTCGCAGGCCGCGTGA
- a CDS encoding replication-associated recombination protein A, whose translation MTSSAALFQGQTPLPVRMRPVSLDEVAGQRHLLRPGSPLVALASTETRGAAATSVILWGPPGTGKTTLAQAVARSSGRRFVELSAVTAGVKDVREVMQEALNQRDMYGQSTILFLDEIHRFTKAQQDALLPGVENGWVVLIAATTENPSFSVISPLLSRSLLLTLQPLTDEDLGMLVDRAVTDARGLADAVRLDDDARAAIIRLASGDARRALTALEAAASMADTDGDETPVITADLVAQAVDRALLRYDRQGDEHYDVISAFIKSIRGSDVDAAMHYLARMIEAGEDPRFIARRLVISAAEDIGLADPQALTIAVAAADAVAFIGMPEGRIPLAEATAYLATTAKSNAAYNAINAAIADVRAGGFGRVPMHLRDAHYPGAKRLGHGKGYVYPHDLDVGVATQQYLPDELRGRRYYEPTARGHERDIAARVEKIRKILGE comes from the coding sequence GTGACCTCCTCCGCCGCGCTCTTCCAGGGCCAGACGCCGCTTCCCGTGCGCATGCGGCCGGTCTCCTTGGACGAAGTGGCCGGTCAGCGTCACCTGCTGCGTCCCGGATCGCCTCTGGTGGCCCTGGCATCCACCGAGACGCGCGGCGCCGCCGCGACCTCGGTGATCCTGTGGGGGCCGCCCGGCACCGGCAAGACCACCCTCGCGCAGGCGGTCGCCCGCTCCTCGGGGCGGCGGTTCGTCGAGCTGTCCGCTGTGACGGCAGGCGTGAAGGACGTGCGGGAGGTGATGCAGGAGGCGCTCAACCAGCGCGACATGTACGGCCAGTCGACGATCCTGTTCCTCGACGAGATCCACCGCTTCACCAAGGCACAGCAGGACGCGCTGCTGCCGGGCGTCGAGAACGGCTGGGTCGTGCTCATCGCGGCGACCACCGAGAACCCGTCGTTCTCCGTGATCTCACCCCTGCTGTCCCGCTCGCTGCTGCTGACGCTTCAGCCGCTCACCGATGAAGACCTCGGGATGCTGGTCGACCGCGCCGTGACCGATGCGCGGGGGCTCGCCGACGCCGTGCGCCTCGACGACGACGCCCGCGCCGCGATCATCCGTCTCGCCTCGGGCGACGCCCGCCGTGCGCTGACCGCACTCGAGGCTGCAGCCTCCATGGCCGACACCGACGGCGATGAGACGCCGGTGATCACGGCCGACCTCGTGGCGCAGGCCGTCGACCGTGCGCTGCTGCGCTACGACCGTCAGGGCGACGAGCACTACGACGTCATCAGCGCGTTCATCAAGTCGATCCGCGGGTCCGACGTGGATGCCGCGATGCACTACCTCGCCCGCATGATCGAGGCGGGGGAGGACCCGCGTTTCATCGCCCGCCGGCTCGTGATCTCCGCGGCCGAGGACATCGGCCTCGCCGATCCCCAAGCGTTGACGATCGCCGTCGCGGCGGCCGACGCCGTGGCCTTCATCGGGATGCCGGAGGGACGCATCCCGCTCGCGGAGGCGACGGCGTACCTGGCCACCACGGCGAAGTCGAACGCCGCCTACAACGCGATCAACGCTGCTATCGCCGACGTCCGCGCCGGAGGATTCGGTCGCGTGCCGATGCACCTGCGGGACGCTCACTATCCGGGTGCCAAGCGCCTCGGGCACGGCAAGGGGTACGTCTATCCGCACGACCTCGACGTGGGGGTCGCGACGCAGCAGTACCTGCCCGACGAGCTGCGTGGGCGCCGCTACTACGAGCCGACCGCGCGCGGTCACGAACGCGACATCGCCGCGCGCGTGGAGAAGATCCGCAAGATCCTCGGCGAGTGA